AAATGTAATGCGCCCTGTAGCCTTTTTAGAGAAGTTACTTTTGTTATTAGCTACAAGCATGGATATTTTTTTGCCGCTCTTTTTTATATGATACATTACCAAAACACCCGTAGTGAGCTCGGCAGCCATAGCCTGAACAGCAAAATACATAGATTTAAATGGGTTTTGGTTGAACCATTTGTGCTTTACTGTGGCTACACATTTTGTTGTAGTAACTTGTTTTACACGTACTCCACTCCAATAGGCTGAAGGTAATTTAAAGAAAAGAAATGTATTTAATTTTGATGGCGTAAACTCCATAAAGGTCTTATTTTACTGCTAATATAGTGATATTTAATTACTTTTTAACAGGGGTTACATTTGTTAATATTATGTTAATTTTAAGTACTTTGCATTGCATAATACCTTTTTTTAAACATATATTTGCATAGGAAATTAATAGCTAATAACACATACTATGGTAACAACAGCAGACAAAACAGGTGCAACACTAATGCAAATAAGTGCATTTTCGCAATACATATTCCCTTTTGGTAACCTTATTTTTCCTACTATAATATGGAGTTTAAAAAGAAAAGAATCAGAGTTTATTAATGAGAATGGAAAACGCATCATAAATTTTCAATTGAGCCTGCTACTCTATTTTATGATATTATTAATTGTTAGCGTACCCATTATACTTTACAATATTTTTAATGGTATAGACGTAATGCTGTTGGACGATGGCCATTGGGTAGAGGAGCAATTTACAGTAGGCAGAATTACAGGTATTGCCATAGCAGCTATAGTAAGTATAATTTTACTGGCAGCATTAAAAGTAATTGAATTCTTTTTAATACTGTATGCCGCAGTTAAAAACAGTAATGGCGAAGTATACAAATTTCCGTTAACCATAAAATTTATAAAATAATTAGCCAATCGCCTGCTTGCAGGCAAAACAATCAATCATCAATCACAATCAATCATCAATCAAAAACGAACAATCATGAAAACAATGTTAGTAATGGCTGCCCTTGCTTTAACAAGCACAATAGCAGTAGCACAAAATGAGGAAACCAGAAATGTATCTGACTTTAACAGTATTAAGGTAGAAAATGGTATTGAGGTAATTTATACCCATAACGATACTGAGTCGGTAAAAGTAAAAACTACAGATAACAATGCTATGAACTATGTAGTTACAGAGCGTAGCGGAAAAGAATTACGCATTTACATTAATAATAATGCAAAAGATGCAGCGGTAAATGTAGCTAAAAACATTCAGGTATATGTATCTGATAATAACACGGCATCTATAACCGCCAAAACAGGAGCAACGGTAAAAGTTACCAACCAAATTAATACACCTAAACTCAGTATTACCCTAAAAACTGGTAGTACTTTTACAGGAAATATAAATGCTACCGAAATATGCGATATTAAAGCTGCATCAGGTAGTGCTTTTAAAGGGAGCATAATAACAGAAGAGTTTAAAGCTATAATTACGGGAGGAGCTTATGTAGCATTAAACGGGCATGCAGAAAAATCGGAAGTACTATGCAATGGAGGTACACTTACAGGAGATAAGTTTACATGTGAAAAGGCGGAAGTTTGGGCAAAACGAATGTCGTCAGTAGCTTTACACGTTACAGACAGCGTTATGGCAACCACCGATACATCTTCTGCAATTAGTTATTCGGGTAAACCCAATAAAATTCACTTGGGAGACGATAACTTTGCTATAAGAAAAAACTAATAGCAGTAACTATGGAAGCTGCTTATACATATAATGAAACGATAGTAAAAATAAAGCCTATGAATATTGAAAACACCAAGGCACAAATGCGTAAAGGGGTTTTAGAGTTTTGCATACTCTCTGTATTAAAACAGAAGGATGCATATACCTCTGAAATACTAGATACGCTTAAAAATGCCAAGCTTCTTGTGGTGGAGGGTACAGTATACCCACTACTAACAAGACTTAAAAATGACGGGCTGCTCAGTTACCGCTGGGAAGAATCGACATCGGGACCACCAAGAAAATACTATGGTCTTACCGATGAGGGACAAGAATTTTTAAAAGAATTGAACATAACCTGGACGGAGCTTTCCGACGCAGTAAATATAATAACCAGCCAAAAAGCATAGCCATGAACAAAACAGTAAGTATAAATTTAGGAGGTCTTTTCTTTCATATAGATGAAGATGCCTACCAAAAACTAAATCACTATTTTGATGCTATAAGAAAATCGCTTTTACCTGAGGGTAAAGACGAGATAATGAACGACATTGAAAGCCGTATTGGAGAACTTTTAACAGAAAAACTCAAAAACGAAAAGCAGGTAGTTGGCACAAAGGAAGTTGAAGAGGTTATAGAAATTATGGGACAACCTGAGGACTATAGGCTTGACGACGACGGTACTGCACAAAAAAATACTAGTACCGATTATAGCGCACCTTACTACGGAGCAAAACGCACACGCAAATTTTATCGTGACAACGAAAAAAATATAATAGGTGGTGTTTGTGCAGGTATAGCCCACTACTTTAGGATAGATCCGCTATGGATTCGTATTCTGTTTATAATATCGCCATTCCTTTCCTTTGGTAGTAGTATTATTATATACGTATTACTATGGATACTTATACCCGAAGCAGTAACAACTACCGAAAAGTTGGAAATGACAGGCGAAGCCATAAACATATCCAATATTGAGCGTAAAGTACGTGAGGAGTTTGATGCATTGGGCAAAAAAATCCAGAGTGTTGATTACGATAAAATTGGTGCTAACGCAAAATCGGGAGCAGAGAAATTGGGAAACGGATTCGAGAAGGTTTTTGTAGCTATTTTTAAAGCAATTTCAAAAGTAATAGGAGCTGGTATTACTGTATTTTCTGCTTTATCGCTCGTAGGTCTTCTCATTTTTTTCTTTACCATATTATTTACCTCATCAGCAAAAGTAACAGTACTATATCCCTTTATTGTTAGCCTAAATTATACTAATATTCCAATTTGGGTAACTTCAATGCTATTATTCTTAGCCATTGCAATACCATTATTCTCATTATTCCTACTCGGATTAAAAATACTAACCGAGAATTTAAGGTCTATAGGCAATACAGCAAAGTATACATTACTTGCTTTATGGATAGTGGCTTTGGGCGGACTTGTATATATTGGTGTAATGGAACGCCATGAAATTAATGCAGAAGGTAAAACCGTTATGAAAAAAGAAATTAACATTACCGAAAACGATACACTTAACCTAAAGTTTAGATATAACACTTATTTCGATAAATCGTTCGAAAATGGAAGTAGTTTCAGAATAGAGCAAGATAGTGCAGGTAACAATATTATTTACTCTAATGATGTTACACTATTTCTAATGAAATCTGACGAACCCAAAGCCTACCTGCAAATCGAGAAAATATCGTTAGGCAGTTCAATGTCAGAAGCTAGAAAAAGAGCGGAATTAATAGCATATAATTTTGAAAATGAAGAAAATACGCTAATTTTGGATAATTATCTTACAACAGATAGAGAAAACAAATATCGCAATCAAAAGGTAGAATTGTTTTTATATTTACCAGTAGGTACTCACTTTTTACCTGACAGTAGTGTAAAACACTACGACGAAACGGATAACTCTTTCTTTGACCTTTGGTACGATTCTGAAAACATGTATCGTATGGATAAAAACGATGTTAAGTGTATTACGTGCGATCACTATATTGAAGAACAAGAAGCACAAAGAGAGATGGAAGAAGAAGAACGTGCTTTGGAACACGCACATGCTGATGACGATGCTGTGACAAAAGGATATTTACACATTAACGATGAAGATATAGATGTAACAATAAAAAATGAACAGTAATTTAAACCTATAAGTAATGACAAAAATTATTTTACAAATAACCAAAATAATAATTACTATTGTTAGCCTTATACTCTTTAGTTCGTGTGCCTTTATTAATGATGGCGATGGTAACGGATACTCTTACAGGAACGTTAAAGGAAATGGCAATGTAATAACGGAAAAGCGTAACGTTAAAAATGGTTTTAACTACGTATCAGGCGGAAGCGGTTTGGAAATAACTATAGAACAAGGTAGTGAAACCAGTATAACTGTGGAGGCTGATGAAAACTTGCAGAAGCATATTATAACAGAAGTTAAAGGCAGAGAGTTGGTTATTTATACCGATGTAAACCTTAAAAAGGCCAGTGCAAAAAAAATAATGATACGTATGCCCGAAATAAAAGGGATATCATCATCTAGTAGTGCATCAATAACCACCAAAAAATCAATAAAAGCTACAACATTAAACCTATCGTCTAGTAGTGGTAGCGAAATGAATGTTACTATTAATGCCGATAATGTTACGTGCGATGCTAGCAGCGGTGCTGCCCTACTAGTATATGGAAACACACGTGACCTAATGACGGAATCATCTAGTGGTGGTACCGTAAATGCTAAGGGGCTTACTGCAGAAAATGTAAAAGCAGATGCATCCAGCGGTGGTAGCACTATAGTTAATCCTAAACAAAGCTTGAAAGCAGAAGCATCAAGCGGTGGTAGTATCAAGTACATTAATACTCCCAAAAATATTAGTAAAGAATCTTCATCTGGAGGAAGCATTTACAAAGGATAATATGTGTTAGTTTTAAAATAGCACTACCAATTAAATAATAGTTTCACAATAAAAACACCAGCACACGCTGGTGTTTTTTTATATTTGCTACATACAAACCAACATATTATGAAGAATGCGTTTATAGTACTTTTTACAGTACTTATTACTACCGTAGTAACAGCCCAGAAAAAAGAGAAAATAAAAGGCTCTAAAACCGTTAGTGTTACCCAAAAAGAGGTAAGTAGCTTTGATAGCATAGAAATAGAAGATAATATTGAGGTATTTTTAATAAAAGGCGACACCGAAGGATTAGAAGTAGATGCTGATGATAACTTACACGAAATTATTAAAGCAGAAAGCTATGGCAGTACCCTACGAATAACAACTACCAAAAGAGTAGCCAGTGCTAAAAAATTAAGTGTACGCGTTACGTATACCGACAAACTTACATCGGTTATAGCAAAACATGAGGTAGTACTTAATGCTATTTCTGGCTTGGAATTAAGTAATATTACCATAAAGAATTTAGACTATTCGGAATCATACTTAAACGTAAAATCCAAAAATTTTAGCTTAATAATGGATGATAAAACTAAGGCTGAAATTAATGTACAATCGGATAGTAGCACCGTTATACTGAGCAAAAATGCAAAGTTAAAAGCATTAATAGCCACCCAAAGTGCTGCACTAGATTTATACCAAAAATCAAACGCTACAATAGAGGGCGATGCTGCCAAAGCACATATACGCCTTGACAATAATGCAGAGTTAGAAAGCAGAAATTTTACCGTTAAAGATATGACCATCTTAGCCGAAGGCTACAGTAACTGCAATATATTAGCTACAGAAACTATAAATATATCGGCAAACGGAAAAGCTGAAATTCGACTGTACGGAACTCCTAAAATAAATGTAGCTGCTTTTACCGAAAACGCAACACTCTACAAAAAAGAATAAATTTTACAAACTACAGATACAAAAAAAGCAGTACCGTTTGGTACTGCTTTTTTTGTATGTACTGTATATTAATTAATGTGCTCCAACTGCAGCCAAATAACGCTCGGCATCTAACGCCGCCATACAACCTGAACCTGCTGCTGTAATGGCTTGTCGGTAATCTTTATCTTGCACATCACCACAAGCAAAAACACCTGGCATATTGGTTTTAGTTGTTTTGGGGTCGGTAAACAAATAACCTGTTTCATCCATATTCAACTGTCCTTTAAAAATATCAGTGTTTGGCTTGTGCCCAATTGCTATAAATAATCCTGTAATAGCAATCTCTGTTTTTTCATTCGTCTGATTGTTTACAATTCTAAGTCCCTCTACAACTTGGTCACCAATAACCTCATCTACCTCACTATTAAAAAGCACTTTAAGGTTTGGTGTATTGGTTACACGATGTTGCATTGCTTTAGAGGCTCTCATATAATCCTTACGTACTAGCATGGTAACACTTTTACAAATGTTGGCTAAATACGTTGCCTCTTCGGCGGCAGTATCCCCTGCCCCAACTATGGCAACATCTTGCCCTTTGTAAAAGAAACCATCACAAACCGCACATGCTGATACACCACCACCTCTAAGGCGTTGCTCACTAGGTAAACCAAGATATTTAGCTGTTGCTCCTGTTGCAATAATTACCGTTTGGGCATGAACTTCTTTGTTGTTATCTATAGTTACCTTATGCCATCCGCCCTCTTCTTTACTAAAGTCAACACCTGTAGCCATACCTATGCGTACTTCGGTACCAAAACGCTCTGCTTGCTTTTGCAGCTGCATCATCATGGTTGGTCCGTCAATACCTTCGGGGTATCCAGGAAAGTTATCTACTTCTGTTGTAGTGGTAAGTTGCCCACCAGGCTCCATACCAGTATACATTATAGGGTGCATATCAGCTCTTGCTGCGTATATTGCTGCAGTATACCCTGCAGGACCAGAACCTATAATAAGGCATTTAATTTTTTCTATAGTTGTTTCCGACATAATATAGTATTACTAATGTTTGTAATACACAAATGTAAGTTTTTAATTAAAAAACACCTACCCAAAAGCATCAGTTTTAGCTATACTTAAATAAAGTAACTTTATTACTTTGGTAAATAAATTATAATAGTATATTTGCATCCCCTTACTACAATAATATGTATTGTAACATTCGGGGTGTAGCGTAGCCCGGTTATCGCGCCTGCTTTGGGAGCAGGAGGTCGCAGGTTCGAATCCTGCCACCCCGACAAACTATGGTTTTGTAGGTACACAACAAAATCATAATACGTTAAAAACCAGAAGATTAATATTTTCTGGTTTTTTTATATCCAATTGAAATCAAGGGTAACGATGTCCTATTTTTGTTATGGCACTTTCGTAGTGATTGGTCTTTGTTCTTTTTGATGAGCTGTTCTGCCGTTATCAAGGCATTCGCCTCTTCTTTAGGAGTAAACATAACAGGTGGAATTTAGCCGTCCATAATGGAATAACCCTTTCCTTCTTCGGTTGCGATTGGAATACCCGATTTTCAAGTGTCCGAATGTTCCGATACCCACGTTATGTTTTTCGGCAATATCTATTGCCGTCACAATCCGTTCTGATTGCAATTGGGTCAGTATTGCTGTCAATCTTGCAAGTCTTGGTTGTTCTTTTCCACGTCTCAATGAAAAGTTCCAAGTTTTCGGGTGCTACTTTCCAACTATACATAATTCGTATCATTTTTATTGTTTAGGCTTTTTAGCATAATATATAATAAGTTTGAACATACTATTTTGAAATATTTACCCCAAATACAGGTACAAATGAAAATTGTTTTGTGCATTCGGGGTTGATACTGCCACCTGACTTTTTACTTTTAAGGAGAGGCTTTAGCTTTACTCTTCCCCATGGTACATATCGTGAAAGGTTTGTGCCAGATTGGAAGGCGCTTCCCTCCAAGAATTGTACATACCTTTTCCCATGTCATCGGGAATAATATCCAATACTCCGTTTTCCACCTCACTTAAAATAATCTCAGCAATTCCGTCTGGAGCCGGCATTTCCCATTCACTGCCTTTGTTCATGTCGGTATCAATGGCACCAGGGCTGACCGAATGTACCGTTATCCCTTTTTTTGCCAATTCTATTCTAACTGCTTGCGTTGCCGAAAACAGGGCAGCTTTTGAGGCTGCATACCCTGCAATGAACGGAAGCGGCGAATAGGCTGCAATCGAGACGATGTTTACCATACGTGCAGGCGTATTTTTTTCCAGTATGGGGGCAAACGCACGCATCATATTTATGGTGGCAAAATAATTAACCTCCATATCTTTTTGTTTACCTTCCATATCGCCCTCCAAAACGGTGCCAGGGTTCAATACACCTGCATTGTTGATGAGTACCTGCGTGTCCGAAGCTTTTGCTGCAATGTACTCAATTTGATTGTTGTCTGTAATGTCGAACTCAAGGGGCACGACCCTGTCATCTCCAAAATCGGGTAAATTTTTTATACCCCTACTTGTGGCATAAATTTTACCCGCTCCTTTGGCAAGAGCTGCTTTTACCAATGATTTTCCGATGCCTCTATTGGCCCCTGTGATAAGGATGGTTTTATTCTGTAATTTTTCCATGGTTTGTTCATTTAAAATTTAGGATAAAATTACGTTGTGGCAGATGCGCCTAAAACCCGAATCTTGCGGTATTGCAAATGCTATATGTCAATTCTTCATTTATCCGACCAAATGGCCAATTTGTTTCCATTGGGGTCAATAAATTCAAATCTTCTACCTCCAGGGAAAGAAAATATATCCACTGCAATTTTCCCTCCATTTTTCTTTACATTTTCTATGGCAATGGATAGGTCTTTATGGTAGAGAACGACTAAGGTACCTCCAGTGGTCACTTTATTTGTTTTGGTAAATCCTCCAGAAATTCCTGCTCCATGAAAATCGCAATAGGTATCGCCATAATCTGTAAATGTCCAGCCAAAGGCGTTACCATAGAATTTTTTGATTTCCTTTAAGTCTGTTGCCTGCAATTCGATAAAATTGATTTTGTTATTTTCCATTTTTCTTGTTTTCGATAATTATTCTAATTAAGTATTGAATTTAACCGTTTGCCTACTTAAACAATAACTGGTATCCATTTGAAACTTATAGGATGCCATTTCTCACCTACAGAGCCCACTAAATCAAAAGCCTCCTTTTTTAAGAACACTTGATTATTCTTAGTAAATACAGACAAGGTCTTAAGGCCTTATTGCTTCTCTTTATAATAACTACTCATCATTCTTACAATTACAAATGTTAGTACTTAATCCTAAAAGTTCTTAATGAATTGAGTAGTACTTTGTACACTAAAAAAACCAAGAGCTCTAGTATTGTTGGTTGTGTTCATTATGTTGCCAGTTAAATTTGCAGGTGGTGGCATGAATAATTGACCTGGATCATCTTCACCTCCAGAATTTACAATTTGATTTTCAAACTGTTCAAATTGATTTAAATAGAACTGATAAGAATTAAAATTCAGGTTTGAAATGCTCACACGTACTTCCTGTGGATCATTAACAAGAGATTCTGTTGAATCAAAAGTCGCATTATCATTTCCATTAAAAAGGACGTCATTCGTAAGTTCATTTATTTTAAGGTCAAAAATACCATTGTTAAAAAACAGAAAGTTGATTAAATAGAAATTGTTATCATCTATAGGGTCTGAAAAAATCACTCGGTTGAGCTCATTTGTTATTTCAATGTCGTTTATTATTATTGCAGGCTTCAAGATTTCTTCATCTGAAACAAATGTGGTTCCATCTACCAGTATTATTTCTATCCAGTATGTACTACCCTCAATAGATGTTATCATTTCAGAACTTTCGTATGTACCATTATTTACATTAAAAGAGTTGGTAATTAACTCTTCATTTCCACTAGAGTCTTTTGTAAATAGGGAAATCTGGGCATCATTTATTGGATTTAAATCTTGTTCATCAACAGGGACGGTCTGTTGAATTTTTATGGTAACATATTCCGTTCCGCCTGTAAGAAAGCCCGAAATAAATACTTGCGGCTCAAAATTAGAAGCATTGGGTATTTCACTAACACAATTTGTGAACATTACTATAATTGAGAAGTATATTGCTAGTTTATAAATTGATTTCATAAGAATTAAAATTTGAAGTTATAGGCGATGAATGGTATTGGGGCTCCCAATACAGAAAACTTAAAGGTCTTTAGCTCGTTGTTTTGAAAGGTAGAAAACACGGAAAAGGCATTAGGACTGCCATATACGTTGTAGAGTCCAAAGTTCCAACTACTTTGCCATTTTGTATTTGGATTTCCGGTTGGTTTATAGGTAAAAGAAATATCCATCCTGTGGGTATCTGGGATTCGAAATGCATTTCTATCAGAATATGTCAAATAAGGATTGCCGTCAAAAGTTAATCTACCCGTTGGCACCGTACTAGGTCTTCCTGTTTGATACGTAAAGAAAATACCTATATCCCATCTTTTACCTAAATTATAATTTGCGGTAATATTCAATAAATGGGGTCTATCATAATTGGAAGGGTAATACGCCCCATTGTTTATATTTTCTGCATTGAATTTACTTGTCGTTTTTCGTTTGGATACGGAATAGGTATAATTAAAATTTCCAGTAAGTTTACCTCTGTTTTTATAAATTCCAAGCTCCAAACCATACGCATATCCTTCGGCTGGCAGCAATTGCGTTTCAATATTTTTATTTATGAATAAATCGGCCCCATTTTTATACTCCACAAAATTTTTGAATGTTTTATAATATCCATCAACTGTTACGTTATACCTTTTATTTGGGGTGTCATAAGCATACCCTCCTGATATCTGATTTACCTCAAGGGGCTTTATATGCGTACCTGAAGGTTTCCAAATATCAAAAGGTAATGCAGCCGCAGTATTCGATATTAAATGGATATATTGAAATGTTCTATTATATCCCAGTTTTAAAGCTTTTCTGTCATTTAGACCATACTTTAGCGAAAGGCGGGGCTCAAAGCCCGAATAGCTTTTAATAATTTCACCTTTCTTGTATTTTTTAATATCGGTAATTGTATTTATAGTTAAAGGAAAGTCTGGATTATAAAGCGTTACAGTGTTCGGACCAATATTTCCGAACCAAGAGTAACGAAGCCCAAAATTTAAAGAAAGTTTATCCCAAGTCTTTTCTATTTCATAATAAGGTGCGATTTCCAAACCTTTATCAATATTGAACTTCTTGGGGCTTAATCCTGCTTCGCTACTTGAAAGTTTTGCTGGATTAAATTTATAAAGTGTCCCATTTATTCCAAATCTCATTTTAGTATTTGGATTTGTATAGTAGGTAAAATCGGGTTTTACTATCCAATTTTCTACTCCAGAATTCCATTTAAACGTACCAGCACCGTTTATAAATCCCCCACTATCATTTTGGGATACTAAAGAATATGCATAGCTACTGTAAATTCCTGATAAGTTCATAAAAAGTTTATCCGAGAAAAGATGATTCCAACGCAGGGTAGCTGTGGCATTTTTCCAACGGAAATCTATCGAAGCATCAGGTTCATTAGGCTCATTAGGCTCACTGGCACTAGCGGTGTCATCCAACTTCATAACATCTGCTCCAAAATATCCCGAAGCAAATAATTTGTTATTCTCGTTAATATTCCATGATAGTTTGGTGTTCAAATCATAAAAAAACACTTTACTGTTTTCAATGTCGCCTCCTATTAACGGGAAAAACAAATCGAAATATGATCTACGACCAGACACCAAAAAGTTCAATTTTTCTTTTACTATTGGTCCTTCTAGGGTTACCCTTGAGAATAGTGTCCCTAGCCCCCCCTCTCCTTTAAATACTTTGGAATTACCTTCTTTTTGACGGATGTCCAATACCGAAGATGCTCGACCGCCATATCTTGCTGGTATTCCCCCCTTATATAGTGTTATGTCTTTGATTGCATCAGCATTTACTACGGAAAAGAGTCCCCATAAATGTGATGACACGTATAATGGTGCTTCATCAAGCAAGGTAAGATTTTGGTCAATATTACCACCTCTAACATTAAAACCCGAAGTACCTTCTCCTACAGAAGTTACACCCGGTTGTGTTAATATTGCCCTGTTTATATCAGGCTCTCCAAAAAAAGCGGGCAACTGCTTGATATCAGCCACTTTTAAATTGTTTACACCAGATAAGATATTACGCACCTGACTTTTGTTTTTCGTATCTGAGATAACCACTACTTCATCAAGCACGTTTGACGAAGGCTGTAATTCAAAATTTAGTTTGATGTCATCGTTTAACTCTAGAATATTATTTATAGAAGTATATCCTAGATAGGAAATTTGCAGTGTATAATTACCTTGAGGTAGGGTCAAAGAGTAAAACCCATATTCGTTAGTGGTAGTCCCTTTGTTTTCACCAACCACAATTATATTCGCTCCGAGGAGCGTCTCGCCAGTTGCAGCATCCTTAATAGTACCACTTATGGTGTAACTTTTATTTTGGGATTTTCGGTTGGAAAGTATAACAAGATTTTTTCGAAGTTTGTAATGTATCTCTGTATTATTAAACAATAAATCTAAGGTAGAGGTAATATCCTTCTCAAGAACATCAATACTAAATTTTAGGTTGCCATCTATTTCATCATTATTATACACAAAGTTGAACTTAGTTTGAGATTCTATCTGGCTCAGGATTGCTTGTAGTGAACTATTTTCCACTTTTAAACTAACCTTATTTTGAGAAAAACTGGTAAATGCCATTAATTGAAAACAACATACCAGATATATAGTGAATGATAATTTCATTAAAAAAATTCTTCTTTTTGAAACGCGTTTCTGTTTTAATGAAACAACGATTTGTTTTATTTTCATAAATTTGAATATTGTTAATTAATACTAATCTTCGAAGATTTATTTTTTGACAGTTATAGTGGGAAAGCTCCAATTTTCCCACTTTTTTTATTTAATCATCCACTCATTTGTTTCTTGATTTAGGTTGTATTCAAAATTCTTGGAAGTATTAAGAACTTCTAAAATTTCTTCCATGGGGGTCGATTTATCAAAAACAGCAGTAAACCTAGATTCGGCAATTGCTTCATTTTCAAAAACTAATTTTATATTCAATTGATTGTCCAAATCATCAGCAATGTCTTTAAACGGCATATTTTCAAATCGAATTTTACCGGCTCTCCAAGCCAAAACAGTTTTCTTGTTTTGAATTGTGGTCTTTATTGGTATTCCATCTGCCTTAATAATTCTAATATTGTCATTTGGGAGCATGATAATTTTCTCTTCAAAATAATCTGCTGATGATACTTCAACTTTTCCTGTTAAAAGTGTGGTTTCTAAATATGAATTTTCTGGATAGGCCTTGACATTAAAACTTGTGCCCAGAGCTTTTACGATAACTTTATCAGGTGTTTCTACAGTAAAAGGATTGGCTTTATCTTTTGCTACCTCAAAGAAGGCTTCACCATCTAATTGGATTGTTCTGGGAGCATCTTCTTCATAGGAAATTTTACTACGGGCATTTAACCAAACTGTAGAACCATCCAAAAGAGCAACTTGCCTTTCTTCTCCATAACCCGTTTCTACTGTAATTATATTTCTTGAAAAGTTTTGGTAGATAATACCGATAATAGAGATAAACAACATAACTACAGCAGCATACTTTAAGTACTTTTGTATGCTCAGGCTTTTTATATTGGTAGGTGCAACTACTTCGAAAAATTTGGTTTTCTCTTCTTCTATACTAATAGTATCATCAAATGGGTTTCTACCTGTAATCTTATAAAGTTTTACTATTGAATTGAACAACTCTTCATCAAAATCATTTGAAGTTTTCCAGTTCTCGACTTTTGCTCGCGTAGCCTTATCCGCACGTTGCGAAACATAGACCCAAATCTCAGTTTCGCCAACTATATCTTTCATAATAAGGTGTTTTACTATAAAACGTTTGTCACTAAGCAATACCCTATTTCTATTTTACAAATAATCTTTTAATCCTTTTCGAAAAGCAT
The Flavobacterium litorale genome window above contains:
- a CDS encoding DUF4442 domain-containing protein, producing MEFTPSKLNTFLFFKLPSAYWSGVRVKQVTTTKCVATVKHKWFNQNPFKSMYFAVQAMAAELTTGVLVMYHIKKSGKKISMLVANNKSNFSKKATGRITFTCNDGDKLEVIIQKAITTGEGQTFWLTSVGVDEKGDQVSLMEFEWSIKTK
- a CDS encoding DUF4870 domain-containing protein → MVTTADKTGATLMQISAFSQYIFPFGNLIFPTIIWSLKRKESEFINENGKRIINFQLSLLLYFMILLIVSVPIILYNIFNGIDVMLLDDGHWVEEQFTVGRITGIAIAAIVSIILLAALKVIEFFLILYAAVKNSNGEVYKFPLTIKFIK
- a CDS encoding GIN domain-containing protein is translated as MKTMLVMAALALTSTIAVAQNEETRNVSDFNSIKVENGIEVIYTHNDTESVKVKTTDNNAMNYVVTERSGKELRIYINNNAKDAAVNVAKNIQVYVSDNNTASITAKTGATVKVTNQINTPKLSITLKTGSTFTGNINATEICDIKAASGSAFKGSIITEEFKAIITGGAYVALNGHAEKSEVLCNGGTLTGDKFTCEKAEVWAKRMSSVALHVTDSVMATTDTSSAISYSGKPNKIHLGDDNFAIRKN
- a CDS encoding PadR family transcriptional regulator, encoding MNIENTKAQMRKGVLEFCILSVLKQKDAYTSEILDTLKNAKLLVVEGTVYPLLTRLKNDGLLSYRWEESTSGPPRKYYGLTDEGQEFLKELNITWTELSDAVNIITSQKA
- a CDS encoding PspC domain-containing protein; amino-acid sequence: MNKTVSINLGGLFFHIDEDAYQKLNHYFDAIRKSLLPEGKDEIMNDIESRIGELLTEKLKNEKQVVGTKEVEEVIEIMGQPEDYRLDDDGTAQKNTSTDYSAPYYGAKRTRKFYRDNEKNIIGGVCAGIAHYFRIDPLWIRILFIISPFLSFGSSIIIYVLLWILIPEAVTTTEKLEMTGEAINISNIERKVREEFDALGKKIQSVDYDKIGANAKSGAEKLGNGFEKVFVAIFKAISKVIGAGITVFSALSLVGLLIFFFTILFTSSAKVTVLYPFIVSLNYTNIPIWVTSMLLFLAIAIPLFSLFLLGLKILTENLRSIGNTAKYTLLALWIVALGGLVYIGVMERHEINAEGKTVMKKEINITENDTLNLKFRYNTYFDKSFENGSSFRIEQDSAGNNIIYSNDVTLFLMKSDEPKAYLQIEKISLGSSMSEARKRAELIAYNFENEENTLILDNYLTTDRENKYRNQKVELFLYLPVGTHFLPDSSVKHYDETDNSFFDLWYDSENMYRMDKNDVKCITCDHYIEEQEAQREMEEEERALEHAHADDDAVTKGYLHINDEDIDVTIKNEQ
- a CDS encoding head GIN domain-containing protein, which produces MTKIILQITKIIITIVSLILFSSCAFINDGDGNGYSYRNVKGNGNVITEKRNVKNGFNYVSGGSGLEITIEQGSETSITVEADENLQKHIITEVKGRELVIYTDVNLKKASAKKIMIRMPEIKGISSSSSASITTKKSIKATTLNLSSSSGSEMNVTINADNVTCDASSGAALLVYGNTRDLMTESSSGGTVNAKGLTAENVKADASSGGSTIVNPKQSLKAEASSGGSIKYINTPKNISKESSSGGSIYKG
- a CDS encoding GIN domain-containing protein, giving the protein MKNAFIVLFTVLITTVVTAQKKEKIKGSKTVSVTQKEVSSFDSIEIEDNIEVFLIKGDTEGLEVDADDNLHEIIKAESYGSTLRITTTKRVASAKKLSVRVTYTDKLTSVIAKHEVVLNAISGLELSNITIKNLDYSESYLNVKSKNFSLIMDDKTKAEINVQSDSSTVILSKNAKLKALIATQSAALDLYQKSNATIEGDAAKAHIRLDNNAELESRNFTVKDMTILAEGYSNCNILATETINISANGKAEIRLYGTPKINVAAFTENATLYKKE
- the trxB gene encoding thioredoxin-disulfide reductase — translated: MSETTIEKIKCLIIGSGPAGYTAAIYAARADMHPIMYTGMEPGGQLTTTTEVDNFPGYPEGIDGPTMMMQLQKQAERFGTEVRIGMATGVDFSKEEGGWHKVTIDNNKEVHAQTVIIATGATAKYLGLPSEQRLRGGGVSACAVCDGFFYKGQDVAIVGAGDTAAEEATYLANICKSVTMLVRKDYMRASKAMQHRVTNTPNLKVLFNSEVDEVIGDQVVEGLRIVNNQTNEKTEIAITGLFIAIGHKPNTDIFKGQLNMDETGYLFTDPKTTKTNMPGVFACGDVQDKDYRQAITAAGSGCMAALDAERYLAAVGAH